One stretch of Callospermophilus lateralis isolate mCalLat2 chromosome 11, mCalLat2.hap1, whole genome shotgun sequence DNA includes these proteins:
- the Krtap29-1 gene encoding keratin-associated protein 29-1, whose product MTDGCCPGNSTATPAVPTTAICPKNCSFGNAICLPSSCQSRTWQLVTCQENHQPFSSAPRSTEPTSCQSTCFPETSCVGFVCQPICSCIGCCESDTGQSACPVPSCQSSCLEPTGCQIKCCDVSPCQQSSCHEPVSTSGSCQVPCGQSICCDTSSCQPSCSEVTPCPETPCSPVICESSSCQPPCYQGDSGQLIGGEVQPCKCTYYQPICYICKPCQSVPCMPVSCQPLTCVFSSCSPSCCVPSPCQPLHCHPAPSVSFICQPVAHCQFPCSIKNSCKPGSCGAMLSGQQTCGGSTSCQQSGCKSPSCQPPCCVTGLGKSSSDGSSCF is encoded by the coding sequence ATGACAGACGGCTGTTGTCCTGGAAACAGCACAGCCACTCCAGCTGTGCCGACCACTGCCATATGCCCAAAGAATTGCAGCTTCGGAAATGCTATCTGTTTGCCCAGTTCCTGCCAGAGCAGGACATGGCAACTGGTTACATGTCAAGAAAACCATCAGCCATTCAGCAGTGCTCCAAGGAGCACAGAACCCACTTCTTGTCAATCTACCTGCTTTCCGGAAACTTCTTGTGTGGGGTTTGTTTGCCAACCCATCTGCTCCTGCATAGGCTGCTGTGAATCCGACACTGGTCAGTCTGCTTGTCCAGTCCCATCATGTCAGTCATCCTGCTTGGAACCCACTGGTTGTCAGATAAAATGCTGTGATGTCAGCCCCTGTCAACAAAGCTCCTGCCACGAACCTGTCAGCACATCTGGATCATGCCAGGTACCTTGTGGCCAATCAATCTGCTGTGATACAAGCTCCTGCCAGCCATCCTGCTCTGAAGTAACTCCCTGTCCTGAAACTCCTTGCTCACCAGTCATCTGTGAGTCTAGTTCATGTCAACCCCCTTGCTACCAAGGAGATTCAGGCCAACTCATTGGTGGTGAAGTCCAGCCCTGCAAATGTACTTATTACCAACCCATCTGCTACATTTGTAAGCCTTGCCAATCAGTTCCCTGCATGCCTGTTTCCTGCCAGCCATTGACTTGTGTGTTCAGTTCTTGCAGTCCTTCTTGCTGTGTGCCCTCTCCTTGTCAGCCACTTCACTGCCATCCAGCTCCTTCTGTATCTTTCATCTGCCAGCCAGTGGCTCACTGCCAATTCCCATGTTCTATAAAGAACTCTTGCAAACCAGGTTCCTGTGGCGCCATGCTTTCTGGCCAACAGACTTGTGGTGGATCCACTTCCTGCCAACAAAGTGGCTGCAAATCCCCTTCCTGCCAACCACCTTGCTGTGTGACAGGTTTAGGAAAATCATCCAGTGATGGCTCCAGTTGCTTCTAG
- the Krtap16-1 gene encoding keratin-associated protein 16-1, with the protein MSGSCCSRKCPSLPAMSLCSTEVSCGGPICLPSSCQSQTWQLVTCDDSCGSSSCSSQCCQPSCSGNNYCQPMCCEATICEPSCSVSSCVQPVCLEATICEPSCSVSSCVQPVCCEATVCEPSCSDNSCCQPVCCETAPCQAVLCVPASCQPILCSPTCCQPVICEPSCCSEVCTVPSSCQPVVCEPTCCQPVCPTPSCCPSVCSATSSCQPVCCDSSPCEPPCSEPQVCQPATCMALVCEPVCLQSVCCVPSPCEPPCVSNTCQESSCGVSSICQPVCSEPSPCSPCVCVPRPCQPPCYMVKRCRSVCCEPVSCSPTSCQPLCCRPGSSASAIRQPVCPPRTFYIPSSCKQPCSASVSYRPICRSIYRPICSGPITFRQPYVTSISYRPSCYRPYYSILRRPTCYTSYSYRPVCSRQPCSDRDSCKPECKKSTSSQPDCDCADSTPCKPEVSEESPSQPSEAKPTSSPTREAAAPPPAAGKPADR; encoded by the coding sequence ATGTCTGGCAGCTGCTGTTCTAGAAAATGTCCCTCCCTGCCAGCCATGTCTCTCTGCTCCACTGAGGTGAGCTGTGGAGGGCCCATCTGCTTGCCCAGTTCCTGCCAGAGCCAGACGTGGCAGCTGGTGACTTGTGACGATAGCTGTGGGTCATCTAGCTGCAGCTCACAATGCTGTCAGCCTTCTTGCTCCGGGAACAATTACTGCCAACCAATGTGCTGCGAGGCCACCATTTGTGAGCCTTCCTGCTCTGTGAGTAGCTGCGTTCAACCCGTGTGCCTAGAGGCCACCATTTGTGAGCCTTCCTGCTCCGTGAGCAGCTGTGTCCAACCTGTGTGCTGCGAGGCCACTGTTTGTGAGCCTTCTTGCTCTGACAACAGCTGCTGCCAACCCGTGTGCTGTGAGACGGCTCCCTGCCAAGCAGTGCTCTGCGTGCCAGCTTCCTGCCAGCCCATCCTCTGCAGCCCCACCTGCTGCCAGCCAGTCATCTGTGAGCCCAGCTGTTGTTCAGAGGTATGCACCGTGCCTAGCTCCTGCCAACCTGTGGTCTGTGAGCCCACGTGCTGTCAGCCAGTGTGTCCCACGCCTAGCTGCTGTCCATCTGTCTGCTCTGCCACCAGTAGCTGCCAGCCTGTCTGCTGTGACTCCAGTCCCTGTGAGCCACCTTGCTCAGAGCCCCAAGTTTGCCAGCCAGCCACCTGTATGGCTCTGGTCTGTGAGCCTGTCTGCCTCCAGTCTGTCTGCTGTGTTCCAAGTCCTTGTGAACCACCGTGTGTTTCCAACACTTGCCAAGAGTCCTCATGCGGTGTCTCCAGCATCTGCCAACCTGTGTGCTCTGAGCCCAGCCCCTGCTCGCCATGTGTCTGTGTGCCCCGCCCATGCCAACCTCCTTGCTACATGGTCAAGCGCTGTCGTTCTGTCTGCTGTGAGCCTGTGTCCTGCTCACCCACCTCCTGCCAACCTCTCTGTTGCCGACCGGGGTCTTCTGCATCTGCCATCCGCCAGCCAGTGTGTCCTCCTAGAACCTTCTACATACCCAGTTCCTGCAAACAGCCTTGCAGTGCTTCGGTATCCTACCGTCCGATTTGCCGCTCAATCTACCGTCCGATCTGCTCGGGACCCATCACCTTCAGGCAGCCGTATGTGACATCCATCTCCTACCGTCCTTCATGCTATCGCCCGTATTACTCCATCCTGCGCCGCCCCACCTGCTACACGTCCTACTCCTACCGCCCCGTCTGCTCCCGCCAGCCTTGCTCTGACCGTGACTCCTGTAAACCCGAGTGCAAAAAGTCCACGTCCAGCCAACCCGATTGCGATTGCGCTGACTCAACCCCCTGCAAGCCCGAAGTCTCCGAGGAGAGCCCCAGCCAACCCTCTGAGGCCAAACCCACCAGCTCACCCACCCGCGAGGCTGCAGCCCCTCCGCCTGCTGCTGGCAAGCCTGCCGACCGCTAG